In the Anolis sagrei isolate rAnoSag1 chromosome 1, rAnoSag1.mat, whole genome shotgun sequence genome, gttagtattatattattaatattatatgtgtatacaatatattatattattagcacagcacaatattaatatgtattactatataatactatatcactatactgtaatattattagtaatattacatgtaatataaaaatataattttagtagtagtattacattatattacattataatattatcaatattatatgtgtatacaatatattatattattagcacagcacatcagtaatattttaatactataatatattaatatatgagCCTTAAAGTGCCAGTTTTGTATTATATGTACAAAAATAGAAAGGACACATCTTTGCTCCAAGGAGCTTAGTCTAGATGCCATACAGTTATTTGTTTTTCATCCAGCTATACATCTGATCTAAAAGCCATTTTTGCAATTGATATTAGTGACATGTGAATAGGCTCAACCAGTCCCATAGCTTGGTGTGCCCTAAGATATTACTTTGACTCTCctgttcaacaacaacaacaaaactcaaaattatcttaaatttaaaacattaaatacaaaaaaattacCTTGAGCATTTTCTGTAGTTCATGCTTGTCAAGAAAGCCATTTCCATCTGTATCATACACTTTAAATAACCATTTCAGTTTGTGCTCAAGTTTGCCTCTTAGAACTAGATTTAAAACTGCTACATATTCCAAAAAGTCTATCTTATTATCCTGAAATGTTAAAAGAGAAATAATTCCAAAACTTTTATTAGGAAGCATACCAAAATATAAATAGCCCAAAAGAGCAGCAGAAGCACTGCATTTGTGTGGTATGTCTGGGAAATCAGACACCATAGCGACCTAAATCCACCCACAAGGAAATCTCCTATATTCAACACTCTTTTAAACTAATACTCACCCCATTCCTGTCGAAGGATTTAAATGCACTTTCAGCATATTCCGATGCCTCACTCTGGCTGGTGATGCCAAAAAACTGCTTGAATTCATGCAGATAAAGACCACCACTGGGACATTCTACAACAAACTTCTTGTACAAATCCTGTAGTTCTGCCACTTCAATTCCTTTCATGTTACAAGTGTGGTATTGTCCCATTTTGTAAGAAGTGCAAGCCCTTAAGAGGTTTCCAAATGTTTATATTCCTCTCTGAGAACATAAGTGACATCTGTTGATGTTCTTCAGCAAAGAGCTTTAAGCCAGAATAATGGGTTGCTCTTCTAATCCAAACATAATGCCTTTCTCATCGTGTTTCATTGTGTGTTACATAATACTTCAAATATATTTTATCTTTGAAGAACAGGTTGCGTAACAAGTATGTTTCCTGAATTTTAATAGTGGTTTAGTTGTTGCTGGTGGATCCATGCTGATGATGTGATGAATCTAAATTTtagtttgattaaaaaaaaactactcaGGATGCTGAACCCTAGGCCCCAAacatgttcagcaccttggattggTCCACCAGAATACTATACCTGAAGTAGATTTTACCATCCCAATAACATAGGCACCAGGTGCCAAAATATAATTATTTTGCCAAATCACATACACATCTTAGATTGCCAACCAGACCACAGACATGTCTCCCTATACAAATGTTGAACTAGGCAGCAATTTGACCACTCTGGCATCCTGCTTCTGTAAATGGGATAGGTCTACTTGACTACATCACTTCACTTTTTGCAGTGTAGGATTCCTGCACAAAGCAGTTGACTCTCCACATTGATTGGATTTAGACATATAGGCCCCATGCAAAAGTAGAacaactgtgttttttttaaaaaaaaaaaaagattgggggcTTTTTTCTGAGAGAACATCTGTGTAGGTCCTCCAGACTGACTTCTgacagaagttgatcatagaatcacacagGAGGACCCAGAGATTGCTAGGGACTTattccctctaggaatctctagctcctccagGATGACTCTATCATGAACTTCCATTAGAGCTTGGCCATAGAGtctcactgaaggacctagagattcctagagaacgcattttaatcaaattcacaaataatcaaaagtcaaacctgcaaatatggagggccaactgtattacaAGTCAACTGATGCCTTATAAATATTGTCTGTTGTCCATCAagaggcacacaaacacaaaagtAAAGTGAATAAGAACTTAAAAATAATGACCACTAGAGTGCAGTCTTTGAAAAATGATGATAAATGTTTTGTCATACACCCATCAGACATTTTTATTGGGCCCTAACAACATGTAATGCTGAGGAATGGCCAGGAGTGCTCTGAAAACACATGCCTGGACTCATACAAACTTTGAGTGCATATTCATGCTATAAATTCCGCTTTATGGTACATTTTTGGATGAGAGagttcactgggttgttgtaggttttccgggctatatggcccggaaaacctacaacaacccagtgattccggccatgaaagccttcaacaatatagaaAGTTCACTCTCAAGATTCTAGTGTATCTTTCAAAGGTGTATGTACTTATGGACAAAGCAAGATATTTGTTTCATAAGCAACCAGTTTAAAAAGTGAACAAATTCAATCTAGATCAGAACAGTGGACAAGCTCCACTTTTCTTTACGTGTTTTCCTGCTTAAAATCTCCCCCCACTTGACATACCTGAAATTTGACTTTGGCACAGAACATATAGGTTTACATGGAAGGGATCACTGTATGTTTTTTAGTTCAGTTCTATTCTTTCCTACAGAAATCAGGCACTCATGACCTTTCTAAACTCTTGTATTTAAGTCAAAGAGCTGAAAAGTTATTTTTCTGTATAAAGCCAAGAGCAAATGTGATGCCCTCATTATCCTGAACTAAAGCAAACAGAATTTAAGTCCTACCAGTTTACTTTGTCATCTGAGGAAGAACATCCCGCGTGTGCCTCTCCACTTTTCTGGAAGCATCAGTACAATAAGATTAAATAGCTAACAATGTGTGATTCTTTGCTGCACATGAAATCTCATTCTTCTTAATGTACTATCTAATGTAGCTGTATAATGGCACCAAGTCACTTGTCAATTTAACAGCGACTGCATTCATTTAATGGAGAATAAATATTCAAAACTTTTCTTTAACAAGAAACACGCAGATATGGTTTGCCATCACCTTCCTCTAAATATAGCCTGCTGTACTCCCTCTCCCTCAATactgtctattttttaaaaaattaaatttatgTCAGCTGATTACTATATCAGATGAAAACAGCTACATGGATTTTTACCAGATTTCAAAAGTATGTTTGGGATGGTTCAACTTGAACTTCCACCCCATTCCATGAGCAGTCTCTCATGCAACAGGCAAAAACTGGAGCCCTGCAGAGATTCTCCATTACACTCCCGGGTGGGATTGTCAGCCAACTGCTTCCTTGTTGAAAGGGATATAGAGCTCTTGCTCACAGTGGCTGCTTCCCAGCAATTGGAGCTTGGGAGATTTTCATGGTCCCTATGTAGCTCATAAACTGGAGGCTATTTAGGGGCAGTAATGTGAAACAGTTCCATAACCCTAAGTTTTACATCCGTAAATGCTATACTGTACATGTTTCTGACCAATCTCTCCTTCGCTTTTCTGGGActaaaacaggcatggacaagctttggccctccaggggttttggacttcaactcccacaattcctaacagccagctaGCTGCCTGAGACTtcagagagttgaagtccaaaacacctggagggccaaagtttccccatgcctggtctaaaatcAACAGCTTAATCTTGAGTCAGGTTGGATTTTTCATCTTAATGGAATCTATAATGTACAATGACAAACAATGATACACTGATCATATGTAACAATAATTCCTTTGCCAACATGCATTTAGAAATGTTAAAATACAGTACATCAATGCAATTATCCTAGCATTACTTATGGGCATCTTTCCATTATAAATCAGTGGAGTCATAACTCCCAGGTCAGAGAGCTTATTAGTTTGCTCTGGAAATTATCCAAGATATGAACCTTTGAGGGAATATAGGGATAGGATTCAGTAGCTTGGATCTCTCTTTTAATATCTGGAATTGACTTACTGTTCCACAAACATACTAGTCATCGGCTGCCAGAGTTCCTAATTCAGTAGTGCCACCAGTGTTGCAGACTCAATGACCAGTGAATACCACCATTTCTGAATACTCCTCCTTCCATCTAGTGCACTTCTTTCAGTTCCCAAGAGAAAAATCAAAACTGTCATGATCAAAGACCATTTCTTTGCAATAAATATCTCCAGTGTTATGCTCAATGCAAAAAGCATTGAGCATAACACTGGTGCAGTTTAACTGTGTTTCTGTTATGAATTCTGGATTATGTCATTTGTAGAAACTGGCCGATACAATATGGTGGTTTTGAGTAAAATTAGCACAGTTTTTTTAATTGCTGAGATATGTCAATGGCACTTTCCCCCCAGCTGTAACACTGCAAAGCTTAGGATAACTTTGTGAAAGAAAGACTTGGAAAATAAAACATGTTTGcaaggttttattttatgttatgcataagcaaaaaacaataattatatgATTCCATTCTCATACAGAGTTTAATTAAGGAAGCAATTGTCTAGCATTTAGAGATACCTTACCAATTAAAGCTTCACATAACTAGTACATTACTAGACATTGTTCTTTATACATAATATCTGTATCAAATGTGAGGACACAAGGGAGGCACTGAAGAAAGCAGAGATACAACTGAGATTAGTGTAAACACTAGACACACAATCTGAAGACAGGATGAACCAAGATCCTAAAGGGATGTTTGGGCTTCTGATCTTGGAATACATAAAAAAGCAAACTAGACAATAGACTAAACCCTGAAGGACATCATCTTACTTATGGCCAATGGCTATGCATGGCAATaatatatgatgtttatatgaagcatgcttttaaaagaattgcagtgtcataatataatataatctctaGCCAATCCTCTTTGGAAGTATTGTTAAGACAAAATGTTGCCAAGTTGGAAAGAAGTTGCAAAGAAGTAGAGATTTTCCTACCAGCACAACAAGTTGAAGGGCAATCTCTTAATGAGTattaagtacatttttaaaagaaataaatttatattttctaTTTGATTTTAGAAGGTGAGCGTCTGGACCACTGTCTACAAAGAAGCTATGATGAGACTTCTTAGCCACTGTTTGTATATGCTTTAGCATTACACAGGTATCCTGTACAACATCTGAATCCAAAGCTTTGGGACTTGTAGTAAGCCCCAACCTTGTCTAGATTGCATTCAGAGTACTTCCAGCAGTCAAAGACATTTTTTgtaccttaaaaagaaaaaagagatggTATGTTAATTTgtgtttctgtaaaaaaaaaaaaaagatagaaaatgaaggaggaggggaaagaggttAAAATATCTGTTGGACCCTTcataaaaagacattttaaataaGATTTTGTTTTTCTATTGTGTGTTTTTACTGAgaactgttgttgctgtttttagcttatggcaaccctaaggagaACCTATCATGCAATGTGTTTTCACGGCCAAGAAGAGAATCAAACCCTAATCTCCGGAGTCATAATCTAACTCTCAAACCACTACCACACTGGTTCAACCAGCCAATTAAAGACTGTCTCTTTGGTGAAGTAAATAGATATCTGTAATagatacaagcagtccccaagttacgaacaagattagttctgtaggtttgttcttaagttgagtttgtatgtaagtcagaaaaggtacattttgtaagtgtaactccagacacacacacacacacacatatatgtatatatatatagtgttggACAGCATGGGGAAGGGTCAGTACCCCTCAggagtttgtttttctgtctgtgctcctattcagaagatttcaccattCTTtatgtccttgtgataattggattttgaaaaatgtggcttgttgtggaaacatggattggtgataaagcttcagtggaagctTTCAGTGGAAGCTTCAttgccccatgataactcttccagtagTGAATTTTGccttccaagggatagatttctttcacttcctctcatctcagccccattcttaaccaagagttgtttgtaagttgaatgtttgtagcttggggacttcctgtatatCTATGCATACACTCCCTTCCTGTCAAGAATAGTGGGCTATGGGATATCACAAGGAAAGCAGGAGTAATAAAAGGTGGAATACTTACCAAGATTTACCGCAATGCAGGCATCTTTCCCAGCTGGGCATGTCACAGTCTTTTTGCATGGACCACGagcacatttataacatttcacagCACTTcctaaacaaaatgaaaaagatgTATTTTATTTACATCCTACATTTCTTCTGGGACAGGACACAAAGAGACTCACGTGTATttatttgttatgttttttatgcCGCCTTTCTCCCAAAGTGAGAACCAGAGTGGGATATTAAGTTACTAATTTGATACAAAACTTTTTTTACAAAAATCCGTTAAACTAAAACATTAGCAGCTTAGTTACTTGGTGTGCAGTGTACTTATGCCTTTTCCTTCCCATCCAGCTTAAAAGTCAAGATGACAAAAAACTGGCAGTGCAAGGAATTTCTTATGATAACATAAGGTTGTGGAAGCCTTTGGATAAAGGGGCAGCTTAATTCTACTGCAACTGAGATGTGTGAAGTCCCAGGAACACATTGTAATTACCTCCCACTCATAAAAGTCCTTTATTCACCATGTCTGAGAACAATTGCTGTGAAAAGACAGCTCTCATGGTACTATGCAAATGGatctatctcttccggcaggtctacccagatagttttaatgatgaattttaaacttccactctatGCCTAACTTtcgttttgtgtattttgatatgtattttgtggaaatctgttttaatatgtgtgttctactgagtgtttttaaatgatgatgtgttttgattatgtgttttggaAATGTAGCCCACCTCAGGCCGTgggaagaggtgggtaagaaataataataataataataataataataataataataataatgtccagaGGTCCACTGCAAAACCTCTTGATTGAAGTTCTTTAATGAGAGAATATCTCAGATTAATAGTTTGGTATTGGACTGATCCTAGATATACAAACTCCAGTATGTACACTCCATATGAAAGTCCCCTTAATAGGGAACAATCCACTTAGCACTTACAGAAGGTACAACAGAATATAGGAAGATCCATTTAAGAAAGGTGGTCAGACTAATTTGGAAACTCTGACCAAAATAAATCCTGCTCATATTGTTCTCAAAGTAGTCAACACTGAGTGTGCTTGCTGGCCCAAAAGGTACTGCTTGAAAATATAACTTTTGGTATAGAACAGGGCTGAAACTTCTGTTTATATTACAAATTTCTCAAAATTAGTTTTGTTATTCTAGTCCTGTTCTCCCCAAAGCAGATTTTGATTGTCTGCGCTGAAGAAGAGCCTACTTCACTCCTGTAGACTATCTTCTTCACGGAGTAGGGTCAATCTACTACTTTGCCATTTTCTTAGTAGTGGGAGAGAAAAACTTTACGATCCAAATCTTCACCAACCCAGAACATGCTCTGCTGAGCCATCCCTCAGAAATGAGATGCCCcattctctctgtttctctgctTGGTCTTTTCCTAGAGCTTTGCAAGGTTTTATTGAAGCACTCAAATACTTACCAGACTGGCAGAACAATACCAGAACAAAGGCAATGAGCAAAGCAGAGATGAAAAAAGACTTCATCTTTTCAGACAGTGTTTTCTTATTAACCTGTAAAGTCAACAAATTTGGATTTTGAACTGGATGTTCTGAAACAAGATTGATTTCTATGAGCATGAAATCAGAACCAAGCAAAAGTTTTTGTATTCTAAGTGTCAGTTTCTAATCTCATTGCTAAATAACAAAGGCTTGAAAATACTGTGTGCACCCAACAGTTGACAAGCTCTTAGAAGTAGTAGAAAGAAAGAGTTTAAGAGTTTAAGGTTTGGAGGAATCCCAAGGAAAACTTTGATCTGTCTCACACTTATCTTTCCTGATGGTTAGGAGAATGAGACAAAATTGCACAAATGACAAAGTTCAGATATTACCAATATAAGTTCTGGTGAACTCTATCACAGGACTATTTAGCACTATTCCAATTCTGCATATTTAAAATCCAGTTGCCTAATTTGGTACAATATTCCCATAATGACATgctgtataaaatatatattagagAATGCGCTACAGAAATTGCACAAACTATTCTGAATTAAAGGAAGTCATGCGTATTGTTATTTCCATAAGAAAGAGGGAAGCATGAAGTCATCAATTCTAGATTCTAATGTTACCTAATTGCACCACTGTAAGTGGCCACAGAAAAGGCAAAAGGTGATGGAGTAAGTGGTGGGgcgagaaagaaataaaatagatGGGAGATCAAAGTCTTTGCTATCACAACACTAGCTAAGACTGAGATTTTGGACATACTGACTAGCAAATAAGCTCCACTGAAATATACTTTGGAACAGAGGACCTACTGTACTATTAGTATTCACACATTCATGTTGACCAGTGAATTACGACCTCTGTAGATCTTCCTACTGTCCTGACATCTTTTGCTTTTCTAGCCTCCTAACTGTGCTGGTGCTACTAATTGAGATGCTGTAACTTGCCCCATCACTATCTTGAAACAGGAACATATTTGCAggtagactgtagaattaatgcagtttgacagtactTTAAATGCCAATGCTAagaaatcatgggagatgtagatTGTCAACATTTGTAACCTCCTcttctaaagagtgctggtgtttcaccaaactataacctCCAGGATTCCATCGTATTTAACCAAGATAGTTAAAGtgatgtaagccaccttgagtcccctttggggtcaaaaaaggtgggatataaatataataaataaataaatgtcaaactccattaattcttcagtgtagaacCATCCCTAGTTGCAGTCCTCAGCCTTATCTGTTCAAGCCAGTTTTGTTCCCTGCTACCTTGCCcttttatactattttataccATTAATAGGGATGTAATTGTTTTCTAAAATTTAGACTCAGTCCTACTTCTCCAAGTAATATGGCTACACCTGAGTACTATGTAGTTCTTTCTGAATCTCCCGATTTTCTCTAAAGAGCTGCACTCTGTTGGGTTATTTTTAAGACATTGCATTGTAGCAATTAATCCCAAGTTCTATATGCCCAACTCACTTGTTTTCATCCCGATAGCCCACTTACTTTCTGGTTCTCTCCAAAGATGGGGAAAACAGTTATAACAGAGGATGTATAAAGCAAGGCTTAGACAGCagtgaagaagaaaaagcaaagcaaaagccACTTGCCAGTGTAACTCCTTGCCAGACTTGCTGGTTGAAGACCCGATCCACACCTTCCTTGCTCTGCCTGGCCAGAAGATTTTATATAGCCAAGAAGGGCAAGTTTATTGACCAAAGGCGGATAATTACCTAATCCCTTTTATTGAACTATGTAATAACAGCAGATGGAAAACGTGTTAATCTTTTATTTATAAAAGGTGAGTGCCAACTTTGTTTAGTAAGATCAATGGTTTTAAAAAGTTTGTTGCTTTTATTCCAGCAAGAGCAGCTATTTTTGATGTTGATGATGTGTTATGTTCTTATATGTTTTCAGTAATTGCAATTGTtctattttaagttatgttaat is a window encoding:
- the LOC132761854 gene encoding guanylyl cyclase-activating protein 2-like yields the protein MGQYHTCNMKGIEVAELQDLYKKFVVECPSGGLYLHEFKQFFGITSQSEASEYAESAFKSFDRNGDNKIDFLEYVAVLNLVLRGKLEHKLKWLFKVYDTDGNGFLDKHELQKMLKSVYNVKQGWTRNTDTQLSSPEDVCDKIFQLMDENKDGKLSLKEFIDGVQQDDWIRKMLSVEINPTKWILEHRDKRQ
- the LOC132761853 gene encoding CD59 glycoprotein-like isoform X1, which codes for MLVNKKTLSEKMKSFFISALLIAFVLVLFCQSGSAVKCYKCARGPCKKTVTCPAGKDACIAVNLGTKNVFDCWKYSECNLDKVGAYYKSQSFGFRCCTGYLCNAKAYTNSG
- the LOC132761853 gene encoding CD59 glycoprotein-like isoform X2, producing the protein MKSFFISALLIAFVLVLFCQSGSAVKCYKCARGPCKKTVTCPAGKDACIAVNLGTKNVFDCWKYSECNLDKVGAYYKSQSFGFRCCTGYLCNAKAYTNSG